Proteins encoded within one genomic window of Paraburkholderia sp. HP33-1:
- a CDS encoding 2-keto-4-pentenoate hydratase produces MSNSTLIQTTASALREAETTRTPIPAVRNRIALDDMATAYAVQQANVDARVAAGERIVGRKIGLTSLAVQAQLGVDQPDFGALFAGRAYGDSQPMPLASLIQPKIEAEIALVLKHDLTHEKHTFADIINASAYALAAIEVVDSRIQNWDIRFVDTVADNASSALFVLGSRPVSLADVDLVAAAMTLERGGEVLSRGSGAACLGNPLNAAVWLADRMAQLGTPLRAGDVVLTGALGPMVAVTQPGIYTARIEGLGSVRANFA; encoded by the coding sequence ATGTCCAATTCGACCTTGATACAGACGACCGCCAGCGCGTTGCGCGAGGCGGAAACAACACGCACGCCGATCCCCGCGGTCCGTAACAGGATCGCGCTCGATGACATGGCAACGGCGTATGCCGTGCAACAGGCGAATGTCGACGCCCGCGTGGCCGCCGGCGAGCGCATTGTCGGGCGCAAGATCGGCCTGACCTCGCTCGCCGTGCAGGCGCAGCTCGGCGTGGACCAGCCCGACTTCGGCGCGCTGTTCGCGGGCAGGGCCTACGGCGACAGTCAACCGATGCCGCTCGCGAGCCTGATCCAGCCGAAGATCGAGGCTGAGATCGCACTCGTGCTCAAGCACGATCTCACGCACGAGAAACACACGTTCGCCGACATCATCAACGCGAGCGCCTATGCGCTGGCCGCCATCGAAGTGGTGGACAGCCGGATTCAGAACTGGGACATCCGTTTCGTCGACACGGTCGCCGACAACGCATCGAGCGCGCTGTTCGTACTCGGTAGCCGTCCGGTTTCGCTCGCCGATGTCGACCTCGTGGCAGCTGCGATGACGCTCGAGCGCGGCGGTGAAGTGCTATCACGCGGCAGCGGCGCGGCCTGTCTCGGCAATCCGCTCAACGCGGCGGTGTGGCTTGCCGACCGCATGGCGCAGCTGGGCACGCCATTGCGTGCGGGCGACGTGGTGCTCACTGGCGCGCTCGGCCCGATGGTCGCGGTGACGCAGCCGGGCATTTACACGGCACGGATCGAAGGACTCGGCAGCGTGCGCGCGAACTTTGCTTGA
- a CDS encoding porin — protein MRKRYLAVLFAVLPIESTFAQSNVTLYGLIDAGVSYVSNQGGHSVTKFDDGIYAPNLFGLSGSEDLGGGTKAIFKLESQFQVGTGALLQQGLFGRNAYVGLENARFGTVSLGNIYDFMFTSLTEAGNAPGFFSGGLYNFAAGPFQKLNLPQNPTGWFDWSRTTGMALSNSIRYQSPVFAGLSAGALYAPGGVAGSFGSNSAMSFGLNYVAGPFGLGAAYTQKKYPGSTGGSPQIPVWNWGVGAHYVLGPVYTVADFVSVRNSFSGAAAYAGQVGASWQIAPAWSLGASYMYMKGNDVLDNNHANQFGATLNYSLSKRTMVYAEGVFQRANSGAQAAINGIMDPAESSSSATQAIARVGLHTTF, from the coding sequence ATGCGGAAACGCTACCTTGCCGTACTCTTTGCAGTCCTTCCCATTGAAAGCACCTTTGCACAAAGCAACGTCACGCTGTACGGCCTGATTGACGCCGGCGTTTCGTACGTGTCGAATCAGGGTGGACATTCGGTTACCAAATTCGACGATGGCATCTACGCCCCGAATCTATTCGGGCTCTCGGGTAGCGAGGATCTGGGAGGCGGAACAAAAGCAATCTTCAAGCTCGAAAGCCAGTTTCAGGTTGGTACGGGTGCCCTGCTGCAGCAAGGCCTATTCGGCCGAAACGCCTACGTCGGACTCGAGAACGCCCGTTTCGGTACGGTGAGCCTCGGCAACATTTACGATTTCATGTTCACGTCGCTAACCGAGGCCGGCAATGCCCCGGGTTTTTTCTCCGGCGGCCTGTACAACTTTGCGGCCGGTCCGTTCCAGAAACTCAACCTTCCCCAAAACCCCACTGGATGGTTTGACTGGAGCAGAACCACCGGAATGGCGCTGTCGAATTCCATCAGATACCAATCGCCTGTATTCGCGGGCCTGTCCGCCGGTGCTCTATACGCGCCTGGTGGCGTCGCAGGCTCATTCGGATCGAACTCTGCGATGAGCTTTGGTTTGAACTACGTCGCGGGTCCGTTTGGCCTCGGAGCGGCGTACACGCAGAAGAAATATCCTGGATCGACCGGTGGTTCTCCGCAAATTCCCGTTTGGAACTGGGGCGTCGGGGCGCACTATGTTTTGGGCCCGGTCTACACCGTTGCTGATTTCGTGAGCGTACGCAATTCGTTTTCCGGCGCTGCGGCTTACGCTGGTCAAGTTGGCGCAAGCTGGCAGATCGCGCCCGCGTGGTCGTTGGGTGCGAGCTATATGTACATGAAGGGGAACGACGTTCTCGACAACAACCATGCGAACCAGTTTGGCGCAACGTTGAACTATTCGCTGTCGAAGAGAACGATGGTGTACGCTGAAGGCGTCTTCCAGCGCGCAAACTCAGGTGCACAGGCAGCAATCAACGGCATCATGGACCCAGCAGAATCGTCGAGCAGCGCGACACAAGCGATTGCCCGCGTCGGTCTGCATACTACCTTCTAA
- a CDS encoding bifunctional 3-(3-hydroxy-phenyl)propionate/3-hydroxycinnamic acid hydroxylase: MTETNQKYDADVAIIGYGPSGVVAANVLGKRGIKTIAIERFKDIYARARAVTVNDWTMRIVQDMGLAQQQLAVMDDVHSMRWVDYEGRQLTWMPFPTSTFGFATSYCLYQPAMERVLREGTERYKNVEVRYERDMSSIRQDEDGVTIETKNLVTGETETIRAKYVLACDGGSSSTREQLGVKLIGDTLSVRWVVIDCRVKRWWPNRHMHTFWSDARRPVVDIPLGLGNHRWEFPLNQDESDEDFQSHEQLWKLLNSLGVTENEVEIHQHAFYNHHVRYADRWRVGRVLLCGDAAHLMPPWAGNGMQSGIRDAQNASLKLVEVLEGRLPEKLLDTYEQERAPDVERYTQISVGLGMIIKRELSDEQVAAMMEEERASGDLPMVLRPPHYQQGWLQKGKGSKNVVGKFLPQPLAANCKGQVDRLDDLTGNGLIVLGANTDPASKLDAEQKAGWEKLGATFIAVRSADQPAQADNDVVDINGELIAWMQKEDVDVVVVRQDKIIAAASGNLGVPAL, encoded by the coding sequence ATGACTGAGACGAATCAGAAATACGACGCCGACGTCGCCATCATCGGCTACGGCCCGAGCGGCGTGGTCGCCGCCAATGTGCTGGGCAAGCGCGGCATCAAGACCATTGCGATCGAGCGGTTCAAGGACATCTATGCCCGCGCCCGCGCGGTGACGGTGAATGACTGGACGATGCGCATCGTCCAGGATATGGGCCTCGCGCAGCAGCAATTGGCCGTGATGGACGACGTGCACTCGATGCGCTGGGTCGACTACGAAGGACGTCAGCTCACATGGATGCCGTTTCCGACCAGCACCTTCGGCTTTGCCACGTCCTATTGCCTGTACCAGCCGGCCATGGAGCGTGTGCTGCGTGAAGGCACGGAGCGCTACAAGAATGTGGAGGTGCGCTACGAGCGCGACATGTCCTCGATCAGGCAGGACGAGGATGGCGTCACCATCGAGACGAAGAATCTTGTCACCGGTGAGACCGAAACCATTCGCGCGAAGTACGTACTAGCCTGCGATGGCGGTTCCAGCAGCACGCGCGAACAACTTGGCGTCAAGCTCATCGGCGATACCTTGTCGGTGCGCTGGGTGGTGATCGACTGCCGGGTCAAGCGTTGGTGGCCGAATCGCCATATGCACACGTTCTGGTCGGATGCGCGCCGTCCGGTGGTGGACATTCCGCTCGGCCTCGGCAACCACCGCTGGGAGTTCCCGCTCAACCAGGATGAAAGCGATGAGGATTTCCAAAGCCATGAGCAGTTGTGGAAGCTGCTCAATTCGCTGGGCGTGACAGAGAACGAAGTCGAGATTCACCAGCATGCTTTCTACAACCATCACGTGCGCTATGCCGATCGTTGGCGCGTCGGCCGCGTACTGCTGTGCGGGGATGCCGCGCACCTGATGCCGCCGTGGGCCGGCAACGGCATGCAGTCCGGCATACGCGATGCACAGAACGCCAGCTTGAAGCTGGTCGAAGTGCTGGAAGGCCGCTTACCGGAAAAACTGCTCGACACCTACGAGCAGGAACGCGCGCCGGACGTTGAACGCTACACGCAGATCTCGGTCGGCCTCGGCATGATCATCAAGCGCGAATTGAGCGACGAACAAGTCGCCGCGATGATGGAAGAAGAACGCGCCTCAGGCGACCTGCCGATGGTGTTGCGCCCGCCCCACTACCAGCAAGGCTGGCTGCAAAAAGGCAAAGGCAGCAAGAACGTGGTCGGCAAGTTTCTGCCGCAGCCGCTCGCGGCCAACTGCAAAGGACAGGTCGACCGGCTCGACGATCTCACCGGCAATGGCCTCATCGTGCTCGGTGCGAACACGGACCCGGCGAGCAAGCTCGATGCCGAACAGAAAGCCGGCTGGGAAAAACTGGGCGCGACGTTCATCGCGGTCCGTTCGGCCGACCAGCCCGCACAAGCCGACAACGACGTGGTGGACATCAACGGCGAACTCATCGCCTGGATGCAAAAGGAAGACGTCGATGTCGTCGTAGTGCGCCAGGACAAGATCATCGCCGCGGCCAGCGGCAATCTCGGCGTACCCGCGTTGTGA
- a CDS encoding autotransporter family protein yields MSNKDYPSMGLSLSHAMRPAQVPFPLRSAAIAVALLISPLAHAQALQISDGSTQAISGTYTTLGANQHALVVTNRSVVSGSQVTLLTTGQGAHGVYASDGGNVSLTDSVIGTTGYGANGAFAFAGNAVLSLDNTLVRTGGKWAAGVQANNDSTVTIHGGSVTTSGDDAYGLYNIGSGANLSASGTVVLTSGAASAGAYNQAGGLMTLDGVSINTTGNSSPGVQIGSRGVIGDGSTSNTTLISNSSVTTLGSSSAGLLASDNATLNAIDVTISTAGAGSFGAESLFGAQGSIEGGSIRTTGDQAAGLLIAGMPATSGDPGTNAPTIIASGLDVGTSGADAPAAYLAGGAILSFTNGTLSASGADSDALDATYLDTTAPAIANITNSTLTSTQRDGVLVDEGTLDLTLTSSTVTAGMNALEAVDHGVLNVVADASTLTGTTNADPTSTLNATLQNGSVWNVTGPSNLTSLTLDSGTVQFLSPAQVNAGSAVLAGGGGTFDTNGFAAAFDAPLSGPGALTKTGSGTLTLTGAGTYLGATSVDAGTLQAGAADVFSPASSFNVNSGAVLDLNGFGQTVAGMGNGGTIRFGQTAGTTLNVTGDYVGNGGLLAMNTELGDSSSLTDLLHVSGSTSGSSGVQVTNTGGLGAQTTGDGIKVIQVDGASNGQFSQVGEVQAGAYQYTLYKGGVGADSSSGNWYLRSTLESPPPSQADDDSDPPHSHDGENGPAAPVADAPVAYRPATVGYVMTPQLNVNYGFAMLGRLDQRVGDVPDAVHPSGGNASTNGLWGRIYAWSTETDALSRFSADDRSVFAQFGKDWTLSASSTGGSTHAGITVTFGNASMNFSDMSRAQAGLDTATGSAETQVQALGGYFTRYLANGAYSDTVAQVSHYHNRYNDNGGNTPGQNGFSVAVSEEIGRPFQIASLPVAFEPQAQLMYQYMHLGAFNDNVSAISSTVTNALRGRIGFRIITDDMANASGTSKARPYFTANVLHDFLAPGQTTVGETPFNVNFARTWMEVGLGITATFGRQGEFYAAIDYNHSLGGQTAHGVTGNAGYRYSW; encoded by the coding sequence ATGAGCAATAAAGATTACCCATCAATGGGCCTGTCGCTTAGTCATGCTATGCGTCCGGCGCAAGTGCCTTTTCCCTTACGCAGCGCTGCCATTGCCGTCGCGCTGCTGATTTCCCCGTTGGCCCATGCGCAGGCGCTGCAAATTTCGGATGGTTCAACACAGGCCATTTCCGGGACCTACACGACATTGGGCGCAAACCAGCACGCACTGGTTGTAACGAACCGCAGTGTCGTAAGCGGATCACAGGTTACGTTGCTCACTACCGGTCAAGGCGCGCACGGAGTCTATGCATCAGACGGCGGAAACGTTTCGCTGACTGACAGTGTTATCGGTACGACGGGCTACGGGGCAAACGGCGCCTTCGCTTTCGCAGGCAATGCAGTTCTGTCGCTTGACAACACTTTGGTGCGGACAGGGGGCAAGTGGGCAGCCGGCGTTCAGGCCAATAACGACAGCACCGTGACGATTCACGGCGGCAGCGTGACGACCAGTGGAGACGATGCCTATGGGCTTTACAACATCGGATCGGGTGCCAATCTGTCGGCAAGTGGTACCGTGGTTTTGACCTCCGGCGCTGCGAGCGCAGGCGCCTACAATCAGGCGGGCGGCCTGATGACTCTGGATGGAGTCTCGATCAACACGACCGGGAATAGTTCTCCCGGTGTGCAGATTGGTTCGCGGGGTGTCATTGGGGACGGCTCAACCTCCAACACCACCCTGATATCGAACAGTTCGGTGACTACGCTGGGCTCCAGTTCGGCTGGTCTGCTGGCATCGGACAATGCGACGCTGAACGCAATCGACGTCACCATCAGCACGGCAGGCGCAGGAAGTTTCGGCGCCGAATCGCTCTTTGGCGCACAGGGCAGCATCGAGGGCGGTTCCATCAGAACAACGGGGGATCAGGCTGCCGGCCTGCTGATAGCGGGTATGCCCGCCACGTCCGGCGATCCCGGAACGAATGCCCCGACCATTATCGCGAGCGGACTGGATGTCGGTACCAGCGGCGCGGACGCGCCGGCCGCCTATCTCGCGGGCGGTGCCATCCTGTCGTTCACGAATGGCACACTGTCGGCAAGCGGCGCAGATTCGGATGCGCTCGACGCGACCTACCTCGACACAACCGCCCCGGCCATCGCGAACATCACCAATAGCACGCTGACGTCGACGCAGCGTGACGGGGTGCTCGTGGACGAAGGGACGCTGGACCTCACGCTGACCAGTTCGACTGTGACGGCTGGAATGAACGCCCTGGAAGCTGTGGACCACGGTGTCCTGAATGTCGTTGCAGATGCCTCAACCCTGACCGGTACAACGAATGCCGATCCGACCTCGACGCTCAACGCCACGCTGCAGAACGGCTCGGTCTGGAACGTGACCGGTCCGTCGAACCTGACCTCTCTCACACTCGACAGCGGAACCGTCCAGTTCCTGTCACCAGCGCAGGTCAATGCGGGTAGCGCGGTACTGGCTGGCGGTGGCGGTACATTCGACACGAACGGCTTTGCCGCGGCGTTTGATGCCCCCCTAAGCGGCCCTGGTGCGCTAACCAAGACAGGCAGCGGGACATTGACCCTCACGGGCGCAGGCACCTACCTGGGTGCAACCAGCGTCGATGCGGGTACCCTCCAGGCGGGAGCGGCAGACGTTTTCAGTCCTGCGTCGAGCTTTAACGTCAATAGCGGCGCGGTACTGGACCTGAACGGGTTTGGCCAGACAGTCGCCGGGATGGGCAATGGCGGCACCATCCGGTTCGGCCAGACAGCCGGAACCACATTGAACGTAACGGGCGACTATGTCGGCAATGGTGGCCTGCTGGCAATGAACACCGAGCTGGGCGATTCGTCGTCACTCACCGACCTGTTGCATGTCTCGGGTTCGACTTCCGGCAGTAGCGGCGTGCAGGTAACCAACACAGGTGGCCTGGGCGCACAGACCACGGGAGACGGCATCAAGGTCATCCAGGTTGACGGCGCATCAAACGGTCAGTTCAGCCAGGTCGGAGAGGTCCAGGCGGGGGCGTACCAGTACACCCTGTACAAGGGCGGCGTGGGCGCAGATTCATCCAGCGGGAACTGGTATCTGCGTTCGACCCTCGAAAGCCCGCCGCCGTCCCAGGCTGATGACGACAGCGATCCGCCCCACTCGCACGACGGGGAGAATGGTCCTGCGGCACCTGTCGCCGATGCACCCGTGGCTTACCGTCCGGCAACGGTGGGCTACGTCATGACGCCGCAGCTCAACGTGAACTACGGCTTTGCAATGCTGGGTCGCCTCGACCAGCGTGTCGGCGATGTGCCCGACGCGGTACACCCATCTGGTGGGAATGCCAGTACCAACGGATTGTGGGGGCGTATCTACGCCTGGAGTACGGAGACTGACGCATTGAGCCGCTTCTCGGCTGATGACCGGAGCGTCTTCGCGCAGTTCGGCAAGGACTGGACACTAAGCGCTTCTTCGACGGGCGGCAGCACGCATGCAGGGATCACCGTCACCTTCGGCAACGCATCGATGAACTTCTCTGACATGTCGCGCGCTCAGGCGGGACTGGACACCGCGACGGGCTCCGCAGAGACGCAGGTTCAGGCGCTCGGTGGGTACTTCACGCGCTATCTGGCGAATGGGGCCTATTCCGACACTGTCGCGCAGGTCTCGCATTATCACAACCGGTACAACGACAACGGAGGCAATACACCGGGCCAGAATGGTTTTTCCGTCGCGGTCTCTGAGGAAATCGGCAGGCCGTTCCAGATCGCCAGCTTGCCGGTCGCATTCGAACCGCAAGCGCAACTCATGTACCAGTACATGCATCTGGGTGCGTTCAACGACAACGTTTCCGCGATTTCATCAACGGTGACCAACGCCCTGCGTGGCCGGATCGGATTTCGCATCATTACGGATGACATGGCGAACGCGAGCGGCACGAGCAAGGCGAGGCCCTATTTCACTGCCAATGTGCTGCACGACTTTCTGGCTCCGGGACAGACCACTGTCGGCGAGACACCGTTCAACGTGAATTTTGCCCGTACCTGGATGGAAGTTGGTTTGGGCATCACCGCGACATTCGGCAGGCAGGGCGAGTTTTACGCCGCCATTGACTACAACCATAGCCTCGGCGGACAGACTGCCCACGGTGTAACTGGCAATGCCGGTTACCGGTACAGCTGGTAA
- a CDS encoding alpha/beta fold hydrolase, whose protein sequence is MQMAEMKIADLGGIKLHYDDVGEGPALILIHGSGPGASGRANFIRNIEALSKDFRVIVPDLPGFGQSDMKPAGTPIPGWWADKIVELLDHLDIGKAHFVGNSLGGAITLKIAMESPARVDRMILMGPGGGTPVTSVFPTEGIKTLVSFYDGPGPSLERLKAFINQFVYDPSQITEELLAERLKAAMDPRVIAQPPMRPGPGVAFEELWRDPRMARLPHETLIIWGREDRVMPLDTGFVLMKQIPRARLLVMPQCGHWAQWEHAEEFNKTVLGFLKK, encoded by the coding sequence ATGCAAATGGCTGAAATGAAAATCGCCGATCTCGGCGGCATCAAACTGCATTACGACGACGTGGGCGAAGGGCCGGCACTGATCCTGATCCACGGCTCGGGCCCCGGCGCCAGCGGTCGCGCGAACTTCATCCGAAACATCGAAGCCTTGTCGAAGGACTTCCGTGTGATCGTTCCGGATCTGCCGGGATTCGGCCAATCCGACATGAAGCCGGCGGGCACGCCGATTCCGGGCTGGTGGGCCGACAAGATCGTCGAACTGCTCGACCACCTCGACATAGGGAAGGCTCACTTTGTCGGCAATTCGCTGGGCGGCGCAATCACCCTCAAGATCGCCATGGAAAGCCCGGCGCGCGTGGATCGCATGATCCTGATGGGGCCTGGCGGCGGTACACCCGTCACGTCGGTGTTCCCGACCGAAGGCATCAAGACGCTCGTGAGCTTTTACGATGGCCCCGGCCCCTCACTGGAGCGGTTGAAGGCATTCATCAACCAGTTCGTCTATGACCCGTCGCAGATCACGGAAGAGCTGCTCGCCGAACGTCTCAAGGCGGCAATGGACCCGCGCGTCATCGCGCAACCGCCGATGCGCCCTGGTCCCGGCGTCGCCTTCGAAGAACTATGGCGCGATCCGCGCATGGCCAGGCTGCCGCATGAAACCTTGATCATCTGGGGCCGCGAAGACCGCGTCATGCCGCTGGATACCGGCTTCGTGCTGATGAAGCAGATTCCGCGTGCACGCTTGCTCGTGATGCCGCAGTGCGGTCACTGGGCGCAGTGGGAGCACGCAGAAGAGTTCAACAAGACCGTGTTGGGGTTCCTTAAGAAATGA
- a CDS encoding transporter substrate-binding domain-containing protein produces MKLSNLLISALALSAFSFTAVAAHAEDLLDSVKQAGVLKIGLEGTYPPFDSRNKDGELEGFDVDVAKAVAARLGVKPVFIPTEWSGIIAALQSGKFDVIINQVTITPQRKQILAFSQPYTYSAAQLIQRADDKREFKSLDEFKGDKKIGVTLGTNYDQMARAVPGINVLTYPGAPEKLRDLAAKRIDATIDDRLMLPYIIKNSQLPLRTGAVLKGADQEMGIPFRKDNPKFAKALDDALTQLKQDGTLKKISIHWFGTDVTQPIAQ; encoded by the coding sequence ATGAAACTTTCGAACCTGCTTATAAGCGCGCTGGCGCTCTCTGCCTTCAGCTTCACCGCGGTCGCGGCCCATGCCGAAGATCTGCTCGACTCGGTCAAACAGGCCGGAGTCCTGAAGATCGGGCTCGAAGGCACCTATCCGCCGTTCGACTCGCGCAACAAGGACGGTGAGCTCGAAGGCTTCGACGTCGATGTCGCGAAGGCCGTGGCAGCCAGGCTCGGCGTGAAGCCGGTGTTCATTCCTACCGAGTGGAGCGGCATTATCGCGGCGTTGCAAAGCGGAAAATTCGACGTGATCATCAATCAGGTCACCATTACGCCGCAACGCAAGCAGATTCTCGCTTTCAGCCAGCCGTACACGTACTCGGCCGCGCAGCTGATCCAGCGCGCAGACGACAAGCGCGAGTTCAAGTCGCTGGACGAATTCAAGGGCGACAAGAAGATCGGCGTGACGCTCGGTACCAACTACGACCAGATGGCGCGCGCCGTGCCGGGCATCAACGTGCTGACTTATCCCGGCGCGCCCGAGAAGCTGCGCGATCTCGCCGCGAAGCGTATCGACGCGACGATCGACGACCGGCTGATGCTGCCGTATATCATCAAGAACTCGCAGTTGCCTCTGCGTACGGGCGCGGTGCTCAAAGGCGCCGATCAGGAAATGGGCATCCCGTTCCGCAAGGACAATCCCAAGTTCGCGAAAGCCCTCGACGATGCGCTGACCCAACTGAAGCAGGACGGCACGCTGAAGAAGATCTCGATCCATTGGTTCGGCACGGATGTGACGCAGCCTATTGCACAGTAA
- a CDS encoding haloacid dehalogenase type II: MGIDSTNRTSIKAFVFDIFGTVVDWRSGVAREARPFLNRHAPDLDASEFADAWRREYSPAMEEVRGGRRPYVRLDVLHRENLVKVLAHFGIANASDPEIDELNLAWHRLDPWPDAVDALHRLKRRFIIAPLSNGNIRLMVDIAKRAGLPWDAILGAEVVRAYKPSPRVYSETAEILGITPCELCLVAAHNNDLAAARRVGLSTAFVLRPTEHGPHQTSDLKANEAWDFVVGDLHELATQLGCAH; the protein is encoded by the coding sequence ATGGGCATTGACTCGACAAATCGAACCAGCATCAAGGCTTTCGTATTCGATATCTTCGGGACCGTGGTCGACTGGCGCAGCGGTGTCGCGCGCGAAGCGCGCCCGTTTCTGAATCGGCACGCGCCGGACCTCGACGCGTCCGAATTCGCTGACGCGTGGCGTCGCGAGTATTCGCCCGCGATGGAAGAAGTGCGTGGCGGACGCAGACCCTATGTGCGGCTCGACGTCCTGCACCGCGAAAACCTCGTCAAAGTGCTCGCGCATTTCGGCATCGCCAACGCTTCCGACCCGGAGATCGATGAGTTGAACCTCGCCTGGCATCGCCTGGACCCTTGGCCGGATGCCGTCGACGCTCTGCATCGACTGAAGCGGCGCTTCATCATTGCGCCGCTCTCGAATGGGAACATCCGCCTGATGGTGGACATCGCAAAGCGTGCCGGTCTGCCGTGGGATGCCATTCTCGGCGCGGAGGTCGTCCGCGCTTACAAGCCCTCGCCACGAGTCTATAGTGAAACGGCGGAGATCCTCGGCATCACGCCGTGCGAACTATGCCTCGTCGCCGCACATAACAACGATCTCGCCGCCGCGCGACGTGTCGGCCTGAGCACCGCGTTCGTGCTGCGGCCGACGGAGCATGGGCCCCATCAGACGAGCGATCTGAAGGCGAACGAGGCTTGGGACTTCGTCGTCGGCGACCTGCACGAACTCGCGACGCAATTAGGCTGCGCGCACTGA
- a CDS encoding NUDIX domain-containing protein yields the protein MTATKDRVRIVGTTLLSDDWYTLKKVTFDFLRRDGTWQRQNRETYDRGNGATILLHSPRTGNVILTRQFRMPAFVNGHDGMMIEAPGGLLDNASPENRIRLEVEEETGYRVGQVHKIFEAYMSPGSVTEKVYFYVGEYDASMRVNDGGGVEDEGEDLEVIEMPLQTALRAIDEGDIVDGKTIMLLQYVALRGLASVRAA from the coding sequence ATGACCGCAACGAAAGACCGGGTTCGCATCGTCGGTACGACCTTGCTATCGGACGACTGGTACACGCTGAAGAAGGTGACGTTCGACTTCCTGCGCCGGGACGGCACATGGCAGCGCCAGAACCGCGAGACCTACGATCGCGGCAACGGCGCGACGATCCTGCTGCACAGTCCGCGCACCGGTAACGTCATACTCACGCGACAGTTCCGCATGCCCGCGTTCGTGAATGGACACGACGGCATGATGATCGAAGCGCCGGGCGGATTGCTCGACAACGCTTCGCCGGAAAATCGCATCCGGCTCGAAGTCGAGGAGGAAACGGGCTATCGAGTGGGGCAGGTCCACAAGATTTTTGAGGCCTACATGAGCCCTGGGTCCGTGACCGAAAAGGTCTATTTCTATGTCGGCGAGTACGACGCGTCGATGCGGGTGAACGATGGCGGCGGCGTCGAGGATGAAGGGGAGGACCTCGAGGTGATCGAAATGCCATTGCAAACCGCGTTGCGAGCGATCGACGAAGGGGACATTGTCGACGGCAAGACGATCATGCTGCTGCAATACGTTGCTTTGCGCGGGCTCGCTTCAGTGCGCGCAGCCTAA